DNA sequence from the Augochlora pura isolate Apur16 chromosome 11, APUR_v2.2.1, whole genome shotgun sequence genome:
CCAGTTCTTTCATTGATGGATATAGAATTTCTTTGGACAGCAAATGTTGCAGCATTCCTTGCATGATCGGTAGAATACCACCAGGTCCATCATCCAAAGATACTTGCCCAAACATTTCGGAAATATCAGCATCGTTCTACAATATTGTTGTAGGAGACTTCTTgttagaaacaaaatatttaagtaagcAAAAGATCCATGTCCTACACAACTACCTGTAATGTCTCGGATGTTGCGGACAAATCGTTTAGTGCTTGAGCGATAACACTTTCGAAATCTGTACTTGCACCGTCTTTATTGATATTACTTTCGTCCGATACAACGCTCGAAAGTGTTTCTGCCATTCTTTTGAATGAAGCGCCCAATTCGCTATTGGCTCCTAAcagaaagatattaaaatagtgtccattctaaaaatttcataaatctttaccattcataattaaattttgtatattttcttcaaattgatCAGTAGCTTCTTCGATGACGTCCGTGGTCCAAGTATCCTCTAATGTTTCGAAAGTATCATCATCTGTTCCAGGTGGCaaagatttctttttctcgcttACTTTACCTACCTTCTGATCTTTGTTGTGATCTTTAAGAGCAcctataacattatataattacattgtatattataccCAGTTTGCTATACATTTAAAATGGAacactattaaaataatattcttttcaaatgtttctcaaatttttacCCTTCTTAATTAAATCTTGTAGGTTCTCCTTAAACTGGTCAACAGCTCcttcaataatatttgcaGTCCAAGCATCTTCtaatgtttcaaaattctCCTCGTCGGTTGTAGCTGTCAAAGACTCCTTTTTATCATCTGCTTTATTTACTTGCTGTTCTTTGTTGAAATCTTTCAAAGCACctacgatttattattataatgtcaacaagaattatttataatataataactttaataaaacgaaaatttcatttctgttagaagaattatataacgaagaaattattttgcaaatcaTCAATGACTGCAATACATAGTATTTGTTCCATGTTATAGGTTATATAATTTccgaattatatttacttgattaaactttgataaacaaattaattacttactGTCTAATAAATCATTCAATTCTTGATCTTCTACTTCATTTGAAAGACTTAGGTCAGCCATATCTACTGTTTTCCTAACTCGtcgacaaattgaaaattatagcataaaaatatacgcAACGAAACAGTGTACGTTTATCAccatatacatgtacatattataaatactttttaggTAGATTAACACTAACAAGCTAAGTAACTTTTTGTGAGTTTAGCAATTAATACGTTATTAATAGTTTTCAATAACGTGTCCCGTTTCGTACACGTTCGTCCTTTAAAATTGTCTTGAATAGATTTTGTAGTCATGCACACATGTACTCGCATGCACAGTAATTGGTTCTACTCCTACACGGAGGTTAaagtacaaattttctttactctgACTGGTTGGCAATTTACTGGTTATATAGTGCTGCCCTCACCTATGTTAGAATTGTATTCacaattataaattccatattatacagaaatgtatgtaaaataaatttggtttTACTTATTGACGACACTATCAGATGATGTGCAAGCtcaatatgtaaaatatacacgTACGTATACTTCGGTAGTCTAGTGAAAACTAATTATCTTTCTTGATTTGTATCTTTTATGGCAATAATCTTATTGATTTCCTGTTGTAAATCGTTTACAGAATTTTGCGATgtgaattgtaaataataaattctgaacGCCTACATTTATTTCAGGCTGGCAGAAAGATATTGTTAGCCATcatacagcgccaattagtccGGTGGTAAAACGTCCAAACTGTTTGCCAAATTATCGACAGTCAATTTTGACTAGCAGTTTGAGCGTTCTGCCCCTGCACTAATTGGAGCTGAACGAACCACTGAAGAAGCTTCTCGATTTTGTCGCAACAGGCGTCATAGGCCAACCTATGACGGCggcaaatttaaatattttatctcagTTGCGGAGTTGCGTGTGCGTGCACTAGAACATGATACTTGCATGGGTACGAAAAGCTTAATTTTCGTGGAGTTGAAGCAAATTGCACAGCACTTCGATTATGGCATATTGGTGATTACTGTATATTggtgtatattttattgtatatttgtacGTTCACGCATCTATGCATTGCGAAACGCATTAAGAAATACTTTCGAGCGTAGCATAAATGACGCGACGATCTATCAAAATACCAACAGAAGTGACAAAGATAGGAAATGCTCGTCATTCGAATGACGTCAACTCGTCGCAAGTTGCAAGCATTTCGTTCTGGAAATATGGACCGCAGTAGAAAAACGTAGCTATGTACGTGTGCAACCAGTATAGAAGGTTGTATATACCGGAGCATGTATCATCGAGTATTTTAGTCGCAAGAGACAAGTTTGCGACAGATCATCTTGTTGctgcagaaaataatatttgaagaattggAGGAAGAGAAGTGTAGCGTACGCGGACGAGATCGTTTGGATTCAACGGGTATATTCCTTCAGTTATCTTTTATTGGTTCGATTGTCAAGGCGATTGTTTCGATCGGGTTGTACACAGTCGTTGTACACATTAtcataaatagataaatacgTATTCGTGTATATATGTACTCGTAATATTAGGTATAACTATGAATTCGTTGGATGGATACTGCGCGTAGGTACAAAATGATgttcgatgttttttttttccccattTCCATTTACAGGTTCGAGCAATCGACGCGTCGGGTATAGGAAGAAGCATCACGCGTCAATTCAAGTTTAACGAGTAAAAACGTGGACGGTGACGCGACGAATGGCAACCTTTCGTGGCGACAACAATttgtgcgagcgagcgagagttTCTTTTCGAAACCCGGGCTTGTTTGTTCGACTCCTAAACACCGTGGCAGGTTTTCAACCCGACATCGCATCGGATTGGCATAACGCGACGTGGCCAGAATTGGAAAAAGAGAGGCTGGAAACGAATCCGGTGCAGCAGCGGTCTCCGCTGCACGCCTCTCGCGTTCTCCATCTTCTCCCCTCGTCCCGCGCAGCGATTcacgtcgccgcggcgaattGTTCGGAAGAATCAGTGGTACCGGTAGCAGCTTCGTTAGCGGCTATTCCGCACGATTCGCGAAGCTTGGGAAGACTTAATAAACGTCGTAGAGTAGGTAACGGTTCAGCGATTGCGGTAGCTGAAGTTTGTGAACAATTTTCGGCAGCTTGTTGCCGCACAGCTTTCGAACGATCAGCCTGGCCTGATGGGTAAGAGGCAACGGAGTTCCGGCCGCCTCCATCACGATCGCCCTCTGCGCGTCAGTCAAGCTGCTCGATCTCCGTATCATACAAGGATCGAAGCTCTCCGCCGCATCCAGCAATGCTTTCAGCAGTCGCGGCTTGTTCGCTGTATTCTGGAGAGAGTTCAATATGCCGTGCGGGTCGCGGAACTGCGTCTTGATCACGACCCGAGCACCGTACTTGAGCAAGAGTGCCACCACCTGGACCGACGGGTTTTCATTCGAAGCTACGTATTCGGCCAAAACCGGGCGCAACGCCGGCCCTTCGTCGCTGCGTATCACCAGGTTCGGGTCCGCGCCCCGCTCCAACAGCATCGTCAGGATCTCCAGTCTGTTTGGAATGTTGTCCGCGCAGGCGACGTGAAGCGGAGAACCGATGATCGGCGAGGTCGCGTTCACGTCAGCACCTAATGCATCAATTCGTGTTCGCAGTCACGACATTATAGATTCTACCGGCCAACGAACCAAAAAGCTGgtcgagtcgcgtcgcgctAACTCACCCGATCTCAACAGCATCTGGACGATAGAGGGATCCCCCTTGAGAATGGCCAAGTCGAGAGCCGTCGGCTTCTGATACTCGGGCCCGAGATCCAGTCGAGCGCCCTGCTTCAGGAGCAGATCGATCACCGTCGGATCTCCGCCGAGGATAGCGTAGTGAAGAACGGTCCGGTAGTCGTGTCTCGTGTCCGCCATCGAGTTCACGTCCGCCCCGTAGCTCAGCAGAAGCAACACGGAAGATATACCCTGTCGGTGAGAACGTTCCTCGCTTACAAATGATACCGAATTCCGGCCGGCCGACCGGCCCGAACGAGAACATTATTACCTGTGGTAATCTCGAAGCTTTCATCAACGGCGTGAGTCCGGCGCGATCCCTCGTGTTCGGTTGAGCCCCGAACGCCAACAACAATTCCATGCATTGGAGATCCAACGGCGAGACCAAATTAATTTCCGAACCGAAAAAGTACCTTTTGTTCGGGTTCGCGCCAGCTTCCAATAGAATTCTCGCGACGTCGACGTGCCGATTCTTGAGAGCGAGCCGCAGGGGTTCGTCGCACATGGTTGTCCTGCGTGGTTAAGCGAGATTCTTTGACCGATCGGTCCGAGCAATGCCGCGACCATTCTTCTCTTTCGCTTCTCGCGTTCTTGTCCACGAATAAGCACGCTACGGCGGTCCACGTAGCAATTACGAGAGTGGCGCGTGGCTGCAATTTATCCGTTCGTACGTATAGAAGGGTTTTGGCGCGCGATCGACGTGCCCAAAATTCGACACGGCGATCGACGCGTTTCCGATGCCAatcgatcgtcgtcgcgacCGAGGCCAAAGCGAAAGGGGAGAATCGTTTCTGGTTTCCGATTCTATTGGTCGGCGCGACCGCTTCGAGACCGATGAAGCTCCTACCTTGGGAAAAGCTCCCCGGTGTCCACTCGATGGTCGACCTTGGCCCCGTGGTCGAGCAGAAGCTTGACCAAATCCACGTAGCCGTGCTCGGCGGCGAGGTGCAACGCGGAATATCCGCATTCGTCGGTCGCGTCGATGTCCGCGCCCCGCACCAACAACAACCGGGCCGCTTCCGTGTACTTCTGCCACACCGCGTAATGCAACGGCCTCAAACCCTGAGTGACAGCCTCGTTCGCCTTTGCCCCGCACGCCAGCAGAATGCGGATTTCGTCGAGCGGTTTCAACCGTATTATGGAGTCCGCCAGTTCCCGCTGCAACGGGCTCGCCATGCATTCGGTCGGCATCTATACGCAGGCGTCGTCATCGGAATCGGAAAACCATAACGAACGATTCACCAGATCGTTAACATCTCGATTCGATCTCGGTTCAACTCGTTCGCTGCTCGCTCTTGTCATCGTTAAATTCAGAAAGGTTGTCGCAAGCCGCGTCGACgtcacggcgcgccgcgttgGCGCGCGCCGGAAGTTGAACGCTGTTTCGAGTTTCGCGCCTCGcgcgagtcgagtcgagtcgagtcgagatAGTCGAGGCGAATCGAGTTGGATCGAACAATCGAAATCTCGATCGAAACGGCGAAACTCTGCCAAGGCAGCGACACAAATTTAGCGATGATAACGGAACCGCGAatcgatcgagatcgagaccAACTCGGTGATTTATTCTGGGCTGTGCGAGGAACCTCGCGTTCTTCGCAACGATTTCGGTCGATCCGTGCGACGTCGAACTCTGTTCTTCCCGAACGACGATTCAATCTAGTCCAAGTTCGAATCGTGCGTATACTATAGGGACCCCCCGCCATTCTACGTTTCGTTGTAACTCGAACGCGTTTCGCGCACGCCTCTTCCTCGAGGAAGTTGATTCGCCTCGAGGAAGAAACGGCCCGACGCGAACACCGCGTTGTGGAAACGAATCCACGGTTCATCGTCACGGAAAAGCCAACCCCCCCGTTCGACGGAATCGTCGAAGGGGTTCTTCCTCTTTCGTCCGGGTAGAACGATAAGTCGAGGTTTTCCGACACGATCCACCGTTCCACCGATCAACGTTGTTTACTCACAGTGAATAATCTTCGATGCTCCACCATATAGAACCGGTTGTGTTACAAACTGTCTTCTCGGTCGGAAAGTCGGTCCTATTTAAAGCTTCGAACGGCGATTCCGCCCGAAAATAACACAAAGGGAACGCGCGGGAGCGTGCGCACCGACTCATTCGCTCGCGACAACTGCGCAATTTTTGCTTCGCAGAAACTTTCGCAGCGGGTACGTTTTGCACGCGCGTCACCCTCTCGTCTCCCTTCGCGTATTTTTCggctcgcgccgcgtcgcgcacCGCGCTCCTTGCGATTCTGCTCGCGGTTCGGGAACCGCCGCGTCTCACGGCCTTTGTCTCCGCGATCTCCTCTCTCGACACTCCCGAGAATCTCGTTCAAAATATCCCACACGTTCGAAACGACACCCCGTTGCGATTTTCCTTGGCAATCGAGCGGGCAGTCGCGTTTGCGTCGGTCGCGGCGCGAATCCACGATCCCACACCGATCCGATTTTCTCGCGGTCGCGCTACCACCGATTCGCGTGGTCGACGGTTCGAGAGTGTTCGTTCGCCGAACGAGGGAACAGGAATACTTTTTTCATACAATCTGTGTAGACATTCTCATTTTTGGAAGTacttttattaagaaatacttTGCACTTATTAAATGCCTTATACTCTTAACtcactttaattataataattattgttatagcATTGTCCTATCTTTCTACTTAGAAGCATGCTTCGCTAACACACGTTACACGACCCTAAAATTAtaagcaattttttttccttaaCGTACAGCTTATACATAAATGAAACAACAATACTTTAATTTCACGAAGCCGACAAGTGCTgagttttctttttcctttcatGAAAATCGTCGCAACCTACGAAAAATTCTGTACAGAAGTGCATGTATGTTGCAAATTCGAGTCTTTGAAATGCGTATTACTGTTGCTATGACGTTGTTTTACCGAATGATCTCGCTTAAGAAAATCGGTCGATATTCTGAATATAAGACTGTACGATCGTAAGCTTTCTCTCAAAATCGGATCGGTAATTACTGAAACGATCGTCgcatcgtctctctctctctctctctctcttctatttacctttctctctttctttctctctctccctctttttctctttaccTACATACTCTGAACTGGTCTGGTTTGTTTTGTTCCGTTctattctgttctattttgttttgttttttgtcctattttctattctatccTACTCTCTATTATCTATTCTAGTCTGTTTTGTTCGGTTTTGTCCTGCGTTCGCGCCTCCTTGTATTACGGATCGCgcctaaaaattgtaaaaaagcaACCAGAATAAAACCTAGAAAGGGTAACCGAAGCGGAAAACCGAAACAGTAAACGCGAGAATCGATATAATTctgaatcatttttcttttcattcccTCCTTCGATTTGTGTTCGAACGGCGTGACGCATAACTTGCTCTTTCCTTCGTTCTCAGCAACCGCGGAACCGCGATCAACGCGCATACGCGACACGGGATGCGTCGCGGCTAGCGACATATCATTCACTCTCCCTCCACCCCCTCATCTATGTTTTCTCGCTAATCGCTAATTTATTCGTCTATTTTGCAACAGTAACGGCAACGGGCAACGGCGACGGCAACCGTGAGGCGTACGTGCAATTTCTCTTCGACGGGCATCGCGTCGGACGGTGCAAACTTGTCGCGccgatcgaaaaaaaaaaaaaaaaaaaacggaaaacAAAATCGATGGGGCACGAGGGCGTTTTAATGGCGAGTGTCCCGCTCGACGCGATGCCGCGTACAcgatgtgtgtgtgtatacgCGCATCGTACGTATACGCGCAACTTGTCGCAACCTGTTGCAACGGTCGCGTCGTGTTCGTTAAGTCTTAAGGAACCTACGTTTAGAAAATTGGACTTttactctttctttctttcctttttttttttcttcttatagGTTTGTGATTTCGTCAAAAAATATCTATAGAACGTTCATTCACGATTCTGACACGAGCAAGGaaccgatcgatcggtcgatcgaTTATATTATCGAGAACAACAATCCGTTGCAAAAGGGTTGGGGCAATGTTCCGCAAACAACCTCGGGTGTCCGTTTCCCTCGAGAAACGTGTACGCGCAGGTCTCTGTGTACCGACCGgaggataaaataattcgaaagtaCAAGAAGcgtcgaagaagaagaagaagaagaagtaaaaCCGCGTCGCAGAACGGAGGAACGAAAAACCGATCGATCGAGTTTCTTGTCGTTCGCAGGACATTGATCTCGGTAACTGTAAAAAGAAACCTTAATTATAGTGATCATCGACCGATCATCGCAGTAAGTATAATCGCAAAATCTatctacaaataataataccgCCTTAAAAAGAGTAGTTCGAAGCgataatctaatataataattaaatatataacgtaAACTGCCTCAAAATGGCTACGATCTATGTATTCCTAAGAAAAcgtctatattaataatagtcgtCAAGTATCGTCCATGCTTCTTTGATTGTTGTTtagttttagttttattttactttattttagtttagtttaatttagtttagttACATATTTTAAGGGCATTATAATTCACGTGAGTATGACACGGATTTccactaaaaatatttgttacatacGCTGAGCATTACTGACTTAAGCACTGTTTCTAAGTTCACGTAAAATgtactgttattattagaaaactaATTATTCTTCATTGGTTTGAAATactggtttttttttaatagatctGTATAAAACCTTTGTCAACTGGAACTTTTTGAACGATGATTCACGCGATACgaacttcttttttttgtttttttttttgttcaagcAACAACGCTGTGTGTGTGTACACGCCGATAAAAACGCTACCTCGTCGCTTGTgttctcgtttcttttattctgttcGAAACGCGACTGGAAAAACCGCAACCCTCCGCTTTCTTTCCTCTATAACCCCGTTTCTTTCTACACGTGTGTTAATCGGTACACTTTTTTTTCTAGAGAATTCTATTCGCGATCTCGGCGACAAAACGAGGCAAGGAGAAATAAGGGAAGAGTCGTCGAAGAAGCAGGGAATTTTTTGGATCAACGCAAAGAAAGACAAAGGTAAATAGAGGAGCACCAACACATCGCACAGCTACTCGGATTCATCGAGAACAGGAGAACGTAGGAGGGGAGAACGGGAGGACCAAGCAGAatgagagtgagaaagaggaaaagtatggagaaagagagtgtgtgtgtgtgagagagagagagatagaaacgGAAAAcaggagacagagagagaataaaTGTAGGGTAGGAAACGAATCGAAAATTCCAGAGAATCCCAAAGTCCCGGGTTCGCACCGATATCACGCGAACGAGGTGGAATTTTAGGACTCGCAGCGTACCGCGAGAAATCATTGGTTCATCAAGTTTCCTATCCTAATTTAGTCGTTCCTTCGCACGGTATCCAGTATATTGTCGAGTATAAATAAAGTGAGGATTTATCACGAGGCCAGAATAAAAGGCAAATATGTTCTAAGTGGTAGGAAATCGTTTTACATCGATCACGCCCATTATTCTTTTCCACCTTCGCCTTCTCCTACTCCCCATTTTTCCCTCCCTTTCCTTTGCCCACGTATTCTTCTCCCTTTTACGCTTCGCTTCTCCTCTAATCTTCTCTCCTTCGCCGTACCACCGCCCGtcctcccctcctctctcccttttttctATCCTTCCTCCTCTTCTGTTTTCCTTCCTATTCTTTCtcagtatttttcttttttttgttttatctgGCACTCTTCCCTATTTTAGGCTGTTTCACAATTAcggtaatttattttgctgGATTATTGCATTGCATGGAAAAATATGGCTTTATCCGAATGCTATTTAACAAAGGCAATACACTGTACGATTACGTTACGTTTGTGTCAATGTCCTGTTGTGTCCTATGTCCGTTGTGTGATCAACGTGTGCGCGTGTACGTGGTGAGGGTGTTTGCGTGTGTGTGGGTGTGTACGTTGCGTCCGAATGCCTTCTGTGCGCGTGTATGTTCTCTGTATAGATATACCTGGAGAATGCCCATCAATCGTTCGCGTTTGTTGCCAGGCGCACGCTCCGAGGCGCCCTTATTCTTTACCGTAACGATTTAGAATCGGGATCctggttaaaaaaaaaaaaaaagaagaaaaaacacACGAATCGGTGACGAGGCATTCGTATCGTATATCGTATATTGTTTCTCCCGCGACCGTGTGTACGCGGGAACGTATACACGCATGTAtttgcatacatacatacgtgcATGCACAGAAAGAAACATGTGCGCAatcacgcgcgcacacacgtgCGTTCGCGCATGCACGCATGCATGCCTGTAGAGATACGTATCCGTGTATGGAAGTATGCATGTGCGTACGCGCGAACGAGTTCCAATATACTCCGGGGAAAGTATATGTACAcgtattgtatataatgtatataggCGCAAAGCTGCGGGTTTGCGAACGCGCGCCACGGCATCTCGATATCTAATCATATAATCTTTCGAAAAGGCAAATCCAGGATTCACAAAACGATCGAAGAAGCCGTATTTGGTCGCTTTCATGAAAACTGGTAAATTTTGACGATCGATTATAAGTTTTATTGTACACTAGCATGTAAAAAGCATTACGCCAAGTAACGTCGTGATCGTTCATTCTTTTCAGAGACGATTTCGAAGAAGCTAAACCGTAAACTTTTTGAACAAGTACCAACTGCTTTCTGTTACCGAGCACCGAGTATCGAGCTTCCAATCACCAACACATATTACATATTCGTACAACGCGCGTGAACGTTCAcctgtatatatacatgtacatgtTTTTATAGTAACGCGCgtcacgcgcgcacacacgcatAAACGGTTTCATTCTGTATTCGCGTATCCTTATGCTTTGTAATCACGCGTCTTGCTGTGTACGTATACGTGTCCGAAGTACTTGTGGGTATGTTTATGTGGGTCGTGCCTATACTGCTGTCTACCTGTTTGcctgcgtgcgtgcgtgcgtgcgtgagTGCATCGGTGCACATGCacatgcatatatgtatacatataaatatatatatgtacgtattTTACTGCGTACGATTGTACGTTGATACAAGAATAATATacaaacatatacatatagatatacatatatactcgGTGAATTAAATTGGAGCGCGAGCACTTGTATGAAGGCAGAAAGAAGACTCGTACCACGACAAGGTCTCTACAAAAATATCGGTATAATCAATTCAGATTTTCCAGTATATAATAAGATTCGACGTGGTTGGGAATCTGCCGTGTATAACCAGTCTTGAACGTAGTGACTAAAATTCGTTCATGGACAAAGCCTACGGTCTTCTCGTAATATTGTAACAAGCTTTTCTCAACCgtaaactctctctctctctctctctctctgttcctcgTTTTGCTTGATTTCGCgtcaaattaaacaaaacaatatCTAGATAGTGAGAAAAGTCAAAGAGCTATAATCTCCTATTAACAATGAACTGTAACCACCGGTTGACTCTAAACACAACCAACGTAATTCATACGTATGTACCGACGTgtttgcgcgcgcgcacgcgcgcgtgtgtttGTTTGTATGCCTGTCTCCTCTGTGTCTAGATTTATCGTatatctctctcactctctccacCAACTCTTCCAACggtgtgtgtgcgcgtgtaTGTGTCCGGGAGCGTGTGAATGCTTGTCCGTGTTACGTGGTGTATGTCAGTGCGTGTGTACttctatgtatataaatacgtaataaaaaagaatctaCCCTACGGATACGTATTATCAAAAAGATTTTTCGAGCGATCGTAAAAATATGGTTCGCGTGACGCGTTCAATCTTTTTCTATGAACCGTGTTATGTAAATCTGTTGTAGCAATCTGTGTATAGGACTCAAAAAAATACCTCTTACGCTATCCATGTACGCAAGGTGTATGTGTCACTAAGTAGAAGAACGGAACACGGCCCAAAACTGAACCGTACGAGTGGCCTTCGAGCGCCGCATCGACACTTGTCATATCATTCTGACTTCTGTTTGTTTACATCGTGACAGAGCAGAGAAAATTAACGAGAATCAAAAATCGTAAATGAAGAAAGCAATTGATCGGATCAAACAACGtcgtgaaaatattcattttttacaattgattGGTAAAATGATCGACAACTCGGAGAAACCTCGGAAAACCAACCGACACGACAAGTCTCTTTCGTTCTGCttctaattcaattatttcgttatttttccttttgtcTAGATGCTGCGTCCGAAAGCTCGCGTATGGTGCTGCTTATGTACACGGAGTCGAGCTGTTCTAGACTAAAATCATACCTATCGTGTACGATACGTACACATTGTCAATTATTCTCTATTAAATTACTATCTTCTCTGtaaatgcaataaatgtatGGAGAATAGTTAATTATTCGGCGAAAACGCATTCGCAATAGACATGCGTGACCGTTTCCGGTCGTGAATGATGGAGTGAAAAGAACGGATAACTCAGTGTGAGTCGATAAGCATGGGAAGAATGACAGTCTGGAACAGCTCCGATAcggcaataaaaaatttgttcgattcAACTCAAGTCTAAAAACTCGCTACTTCTCTTATAGCACTACGGTAGGCTGGAGTTTAGGCTCTCTGGCAAACGATAATTCATCATATGATACGGCGGACTTGCCGGACTTCCTGGCTGACTGTTCATGCCAAGATTGCTTGAACCACGGCCGCGTTTTCGCCTTTGCAATATACCTTTTCGAACCATGTAGAATCGAATCGTACTTAtcggaattttatatttttccgaAGCAACTTGAAACGTCATACCACGTGCCACCATGTCCGAAGCTTGTTTCAATTCTTCCTCCGAACGTCTTTGTCGTCTCTGGTACCCTACAAGTAAAACAAGCAATGATTAAACTGTGCATGCCCGTCTCCGATCCTCTGCGTGTTCGCGTTCAAATATCTTTGTTCTTTGAT
Encoded proteins:
- the Pex19 gene encoding peroxisomal biogenesis factor 19, producing the protein MADLSLSNEVEDQELNDLLDSALKDFNKEQQVNKADDKKESLTATTDEENFETLEDAWTANIIEGAVDQFKENLQDLIKKGALKDHNKDQKVGKVSEKKKSLPPGTDDDTFETLEDTWTTDVIEEATDQFEENIQNLIMNGANSELGASFKRMAETLSSVVSDESNINKDGASTDFESVIAQALNDLSATSETLQNDADISEMFGQVSLDDGPGGILPIMQGMLQHLLSKEILYPSMKELVDKYPEWLEGKKTSLSANDLQRFNKQLELMRQVCTELENEKDDDTKETKKKRFETVTSLMQEVQGCGQLPEELVGEQTMPFQLDSEGDPIIPAVLRGMDSSQNCQLM
- the LOC144476762 gene encoding ankyrin repeat and SOCS box protein 16 codes for the protein MVEHRRLFTMPTECMASPLQRELADSIIRLKPLDEIRILLACGAKANEAVTQGLRPLHYAVWQKYTEAARLLLVRGADIDATDECGYSALHLAAEHGYVDLVKLLLDHGAKVDHRVDTGELFPRTTMCDEPLRLALKNRHVDVARILLEAGANPNKRYFFGSEINLVSPLDLQCMELLLAFGAQPNTRDRAGLTPLMKASRLPQGISSVLLLLSYGADVNSMADTRHDYRTVLHYAILGGDPTVIDLLLKQGARLDLGPEYQKPTALDLAILKGDPSIVQMLLRSGADVNATSPIIGSPLHVACADNIPNRLEILTMLLERGADPNLVIRSDEGPALRPVLAEYVASNENPSVQVVALLLKYGARVVIKTQFRDPHGILNSLQNTANKPRLLKALLDAAESFDPCMIRRSSSLTDAQRAIVMEAAGTPLPLTHQARLIVRKLCGNKLPKIVHKLQLPQSLNRYLLYDVY